A stretch of Dyella sp. BiH032 DNA encodes these proteins:
- the hemH gene encoding ferrochelatase yields MPRSHYTGLAGLSDDRPVKAGVLLVNLGTPEAATPRAVRPYLAEFLGDPRVIEYPRWLWWLILHGVILRIRPRRSAHAYQRVWTPQGSPLRVGSEALAAALQEELARRMPGPVQVALAMRYGQPSVKSQIERLQREGVRRLLVLPLYPQYSATSTGSVLDAVADSLKTLRWPPELRVVNDYHDDPGHIDALARSIENWWQANGRGERLLLSFHGIPERYVRAGDPYLLQCGATARLLRERLGLQPSELLVSFQSRVGREPWLQPYTDATVRELAAQGIKRIDVACPGFAVDCLETLEEIAMQNREFFIEAGGQDLRYIPALNDSRGQVDSLAGLALRHMQGWPERDEA; encoded by the coding sequence ATGCCTCGCAGCCACTATACCGGCCTGGCCGGGCTTTCCGATGACCGCCCCGTTAAAGCCGGCGTCCTGCTGGTGAACCTGGGCACACCCGAGGCAGCCACGCCACGGGCGGTGCGTCCTTACCTCGCCGAGTTCCTTGGCGATCCCCGCGTGATCGAGTATCCGCGCTGGCTGTGGTGGCTGATTCTGCACGGGGTGATCCTGCGCATCCGCCCGCGCCGCTCGGCCCACGCTTACCAGCGGGTGTGGACGCCCCAGGGCTCGCCGCTGCGCGTCGGCAGCGAAGCCCTGGCGGCTGCGTTGCAGGAGGAATTGGCGCGGCGCATGCCGGGGCCGGTCCAGGTCGCGCTGGCCATGCGCTACGGCCAGCCCTCCGTGAAATCGCAGATCGAACGGTTGCAGCGCGAGGGCGTGCGCCGCCTGCTGGTGCTGCCGCTCTATCCGCAGTACTCGGCCACTTCTACCGGCTCCGTACTGGACGCCGTGGCAGATAGCCTCAAGACGTTGCGTTGGCCGCCGGAGCTGCGCGTGGTCAACGACTACCACGACGATCCCGGCCACATCGACGCCCTGGCGCGGAGCATCGAGAACTGGTGGCAGGCCAACGGCCGCGGCGAACGGTTGCTGCTGTCCTTCCATGGCATTCCGGAACGCTACGTGCGTGCCGGCGATCCCTATCTCCTGCAATGCGGCGCCACGGCGCGCCTGCTGCGCGAGCGGCTGGGCCTGCAACCTTCCGAGTTGCTGGTGAGCTTCCAGTCGCGCGTAGGACGCGAGCCCTGGCTGCAGCCCTACACCGACGCGACCGTGCGGGAACTCGCGGCACAGGGCATCAAGCGTATCGACGTGGCCTGCCCGGGCTTCGCGGTGGACTGCCTGGAGACGCTCGAGGAGATCGCCATGCAGAACCGCGAGTTCTTCATCGAGGCCGGCGGCCAGGACCTCCGCTACATTCCCGCGCTCAACGACAGTCGCGGCCAGGTCGACAGCCTCGCCGGGCTGGCGCTGCGCCACATGCAAGGCTGGCCGGAGCGCGACGAGGCATGA
- a CDS encoding lipid-binding SYLF domain-containing protein, translating into MFKAPLRRLLLATLVLLLPAMSVHAEDPPLVRAKNAVRVLNEIMEAPDKSIPGDLLKEAHAIAVIPDMIKAGFIFGGRRGEGLISVKGPDGTWSNPSFVSLTGGSVGFQAGVSSTDVILVFRTQRGVDSIVNGKFTLGADAAAAAGPVGRTATASTDAQFKAEIYSYSRSRGLFAGVALDGSALRIDYDANEEIYGKGITPRRIFEGGVSNVPAQVVDFRDRLEEYTQR; encoded by the coding sequence ATGTTCAAAGCACCGCTGCGCCGTCTGCTGCTCGCCACCCTGGTCCTGCTGCTGCCGGCCATGTCCGTCCATGCCGAGGACCCGCCGCTGGTGCGCGCGAAGAATGCCGTGCGCGTGCTCAACGAGATCATGGAAGCCCCGGACAAGTCGATCCCGGGCGACTTGCTGAAAGAGGCCCACGCGATCGCCGTCATTCCCGACATGATCAAGGCCGGTTTCATCTTCGGCGGCCGCCGGGGCGAGGGCCTCATCTCGGTGAAGGGGCCGGACGGCACCTGGTCGAATCCCAGCTTCGTGTCCCTCACGGGCGGCAGCGTGGGCTTCCAGGCGGGCGTCTCGTCCACCGACGTGATCCTGGTGTTCCGCACCCAGCGCGGCGTGGATTCCATCGTCAACGGCAAGTTCACCCTGGGTGCCGACGCCGCCGCGGCTGCCGGTCCGGTGGGCCGCACGGCGACCGCTTCCACCGATGCCCAGTTCAAGGCCGAGATCTACTCGTACTCGCGCTCGCGCGGCCTGTTCGCCGGCGTGGCCCTGGATGGCTCCGCCTTGCGCATCGATTACGACGCGAATGAGGAGATCTACGGCAAGGGCATCACGCCCCGCCGCATCTTCGAGGGCGGCGTCTCCAACGTTCCTGCCCAGGTCGTCGATTTCCGCGACCGCCTGGAGGAGTACACTCAGCGCTGA
- the tatA gene encoding Sec-independent protein translocase subunit TatA, producing the protein MSMTHLIILLVVVVLIFGTKKLRNIGSDLGGAVRDFKKGLDGGEESDKSKDGQRLQADPPPAAGSTQTQQDKTEAK; encoded by the coding sequence ATGAGCATGACCCACCTCATCATCCTGCTGGTCGTCGTGGTGCTGATCTTCGGCACCAAGAAGCTGCGCAACATCGGTTCCGACCTGGGCGGCGCCGTGCGCGACTTCAAGAAAGGCCTGGACGGCGGCGAGGAGAGCGACAAATCCAAGGACGGCCAGCGCCTGCAGGCCGATCCGCCGCCGGCGGCCGGCAGCACGCAGACTCAGCAAGACAAGACCGAAGCCAAGTAA
- the tatB gene encoding Sec-independent protein translocase protein TatB, whose amino-acid sequence MIEISFGKLVLLALVALIVLGPEKLPHAARTAGALLRRVRSGWDSVRAEVERELQVEEIKRQAREAAERAQAAQSELDATLRKVRDAGAETVGPATVTPAAAAPEPGTQSPIAGEAPAPAPETPPKDPTHGGA is encoded by the coding sequence ATGATCGAGATCAGCTTCGGCAAGCTGGTGTTGCTTGCGCTCGTCGCGCTGATCGTGCTCGGCCCGGAAAAGCTGCCCCATGCCGCGCGCACCGCTGGCGCCCTGCTGCGCCGGGTGCGCAGCGGGTGGGACAGCGTGCGCGCCGAGGTCGAGCGCGAGCTGCAGGTCGAGGAGATCAAGCGCCAGGCCCGCGAGGCGGCGGAGCGCGCCCAGGCCGCCCAGTCCGAACTGGACGCGACGTTGCGCAAGGTGCGCGATGCCGGCGCCGAGACGGTCGGGCCCGCCACCGTGACGCCTGCCGCCGCGGCCCCTGAACCCGGCACGCAGAGTCCCATCGCCGGTGAAGCACCGGCGCCCGCACCCGAGACGCCCCCCAAGGACCCAACGCATGGCGGCGCCTGA
- the tatC gene encoding twin-arginine translocase subunit TatC produces MAAPEQEPEGLEEGLFSHLIELRSRLLRAIVTVAVVLMALVPFANHLYAELAAPLVARLPQGAHLIATEVASPFVTPLKLAFYAALFISMPMILYQLWAFVSPGLYRHEKRLARPLLVAALALFYIGCAFAYFLVLPAAFRFLTAVTPEGVEMMTDITHYLDFVMLMFFAFGLCFEVPVAVVILAAIGVVTLEQLRDGRRYAIVGAFTIAAFITPPDITSMIMLAVPMCFLYELGLLAVRWLVKPRAEAEAR; encoded by the coding sequence ATGGCGGCGCCTGAGCAGGAACCCGAAGGCCTCGAGGAAGGCCTCTTTTCCCATCTGATCGAGCTGCGCTCGCGCCTGCTGCGCGCCATCGTGACGGTGGCCGTCGTGCTGATGGCGCTGGTGCCGTTCGCCAACCACCTGTACGCCGAGCTGGCCGCGCCGCTGGTGGCGAGGCTGCCGCAGGGCGCGCACCTGATTGCCACCGAAGTGGCCAGCCCGTTCGTGACGCCCCTGAAGCTGGCGTTCTACGCGGCGCTGTTCATCAGCATGCCGATGATCCTCTACCAGCTGTGGGCCTTCGTCAGTCCGGGCCTGTACCGGCACGAGAAGCGCCTGGCGCGGCCGCTGCTGGTGGCGGCGCTGGCGCTGTTCTACATCGGCTGCGCGTTCGCCTATTTCCTGGTGCTGCCGGCGGCGTTCCGCTTCCTCACGGCGGTGACGCCGGAGGGCGTGGAGATGATGACGGACATCACGCACTACCTCGATTTCGTCATGCTGATGTTCTTCGCCTTCGGCTTGTGCTTCGAGGTGCCTGTCGCGGTGGTGATCCTCGCCGCGATCGGCGTGGTCACCCTGGAGCAGCTGCGCGACGGCCGGCGCTACGCCATCGTCGGTGCTTTCACCATCGCCGCATTCATCACGCCGCCGGACATCACCTCGATGATCATGCTGGCCGTACCGATGTGCTTCCTCTACGAGCTGGGCCTGCTGGCGGTGCGCTGGCTGGTCAAGCCGCGCGCGGAAGCCGAGGCGCGCTGA
- a CDS encoding cupin domain-containing protein produces the protein MPATGRAAELVAALDLQPHVEGGHYRRFYTAAAADGARPALSAIHFLLAAGEVSAWHAVDAEEAWHYAEGDPLELLIYRPAERRLERHRLGPLVQGGTPACVVPAHAWQAARPLGGYTLVTCTVAPAFEFAGFRLLADEPFGDTLRSLLASPAR, from the coding sequence GTGCCGGCCACCGGGCGCGCGGCGGAGCTGGTCGCGGCCCTGGACCTGCAGCCGCACGTGGAAGGCGGGCACTACCGGCGCTTCTACACCGCCGCCGCGGCAGATGGCGCGCGCCCCGCGTTGAGCGCCATCCATTTCCTGCTCGCGGCCGGCGAGGTCAGCGCGTGGCACGCGGTCGATGCCGAGGAAGCCTGGCATTACGCGGAAGGTGACCCGCTGGAGCTGTTGATCTATCGCCCGGCGGAGCGCCGCCTGGAACGCCACCGGCTCGGTCCGTTGGTGCAGGGTGGCACGCCGGCGTGCGTGGTGCCCGCGCACGCCTGGCAAGCGGCGCGGCCGCTGGGTGGATACACCCTGGTCACCTGCACGGTTGCGCCGGCGTTCGAGTTCGCCGGTTTTCGCCTGCTGGCCGACGAACCGTTCGGCGATACGTTGCGCTCCCTGTTGGCATCGCCAGCCCGTTGA
- a CDS encoding TonB-dependent receptor — MRYRDKALGTGALLLCLAGATQAADTTDLPPVQVNATRLAIPPFELPASLSVVAVAAGDSGKPGVNLSEALIGVPGVLARDRQNYAQDEQISLRGFGSRATFGVRGVRLYADGIPATMPDGQGQVSHFSLDAADRVEVLRGPFSALYGNASGGVVQIWSAEGTDPPVTRIGLFGGSNGTARVGASTRGRQGGFDYNLALSHFQTAGYRDHSRARRESGNARLGFDLGRGGHLTLVFNTVALPQARDPLGLTRAQVAADPRQATVAAYQFDTRKSVHQAQGGGVYELAPDADTQWRVMAYYGERGVQQMLSVPVAAQRNPLNSGGVVDLDTSYGGMDARWTRRAELAGRPLEAVLGVSYDDQRQHRRGYENFVGNVLGVAGRLRRDEDDRVRNVDPYAQLYWRFAERGSLLAGMRHSEVRFRAQDHYVVPGNPDDSGSVSYGATTPVLGLQYRPADRLRLYASYGEGFETPTFAELGYRADGGAGLAFDLRPARSRQGELGAKWRAGEDWSAEAAWFRADTRHELVVASNSGGRSSYRNIGRSRRQGAELSLRGELGGGWRLAFGATHVQATFREAFPTGTPPVRVRSGTRIPGVPENYGSLRIERGGALGWRMGVEWQGVGAVTVDDRGSERAPGYVLAGADVGYGLTLGAARLHLSARVDNLFDRRAIGSVIVNESNGRYYEPAPGRTAMLGAQLEF; from the coding sequence ATGCGATACAGGGACAAGGCACTCGGCACGGGCGCACTCCTGCTGTGCCTGGCCGGCGCAACGCAGGCGGCGGACACCACAGACTTGCCGCCGGTGCAGGTCAATGCGACCCGCCTGGCCATCCCGCCCTTCGAACTGCCCGCCTCGCTCAGCGTGGTCGCGGTGGCGGCGGGCGACAGCGGCAAGCCGGGGGTCAACCTGTCGGAGGCATTGATCGGCGTGCCCGGCGTACTGGCGCGCGACCGCCAGAACTATGCGCAGGACGAACAGATTTCCCTGCGTGGATTCGGGTCGCGCGCCACCTTCGGCGTGCGCGGTGTGCGGCTGTACGCGGATGGCATCCCCGCCACCATGCCGGACGGCCAGGGCCAGGTCTCGCATTTCAGCCTGGACGCGGCGGACCGCGTGGAAGTGCTGCGCGGTCCTTTCTCGGCGCTTTATGGCAATGCCTCCGGCGGCGTGGTGCAGATCTGGAGCGCCGAGGGCACCGATCCACCGGTCACCCGCATCGGCCTGTTCGGGGGCAGCAACGGCACGGCGCGGGTCGGCGCGTCCACGCGCGGCCGGCAAGGCGGCTTCGACTACAACCTCGCGCTGTCCCACTTCCAGACCGCCGGCTACCGCGACCACAGCAGGGCCCGCCGGGAATCCGGCAATGCGCGCCTGGGCTTCGACCTGGGGCGCGGCGGGCATCTCACCCTGGTGTTCAACACGGTGGCCCTGCCGCAGGCACGCGATCCCCTGGGGCTCACGCGCGCCCAGGTCGCTGCCGATCCGCGCCAGGCCACGGTCGCCGCGTACCAGTTCGACACGCGCAAGAGCGTGCACCAGGCGCAGGGCGGCGGCGTCTACGAACTGGCTCCGGATGCCGACACGCAGTGGCGCGTGATGGCGTATTACGGGGAGCGCGGCGTGCAGCAGATGTTGTCGGTGCCGGTGGCCGCGCAAAGAAATCCGCTCAACTCCGGCGGCGTGGTGGATCTGGATACCTCCTACGGCGGAATGGATGCCCGCTGGACGCGCCGGGCCGAACTGGCCGGCCGGCCGCTGGAGGCGGTACTTGGCGTGAGCTACGACGATCAGCGCCAGCACCGCCGGGGCTACGAGAATTTTGTCGGCAACGTGCTGGGCGTCGCGGGCCGGCTGCGCCGCGACGAGGACGACCGGGTCAGGAACGTCGATCCGTACGCGCAGCTCTATTGGCGCTTCGCCGAGCGCGGGTCGCTCCTGGCCGGCATGCGCCATAGTGAGGTGCGCTTCCGGGCGCAGGATCACTACGTGGTCCCCGGCAATCCGGACGACAGCGGCAGCGTCAGCTATGGCGCGACCACGCCCGTGCTGGGCCTGCAATACCGCCCGGCGGACCGGCTCCGCCTCTATGCCAGCTACGGCGAGGGTTTCGAGACCCCGACGTTCGCCGAACTGGGCTACCGCGCCGACGGCGGCGCCGGCCTGGCCTTCGACCTGCGCCCCGCACGCAGCCGGCAAGGCGAGCTGGGCGCCAAGTGGCGAGCGGGGGAAGACTGGTCGGCGGAAGCCGCATGGTTCCGGGCGGACACCCGCCATGAACTGGTGGTGGCCAGCAACAGCGGCGGCCGTTCCAGCTACCGCAACATCGGCCGCAGCCGTCGCCAGGGCGCCGAACTTTCGCTGCGTGGCGAACTGGGCGGCGGCTGGCGCCTGGCGTTCGGCGCAACACACGTGCAGGCGACGTTCCGCGAGGCGTTCCCCACGGGCACGCCGCCGGTCCGCGTCCGCTCTGGGACGCGCATTCCCGGGGTGCCGGAGAACTACGGCTCCCTGCGTATCGAACGCGGCGGCGCGCTGGGCTGGCGCATGGGCGTCGAGTGGCAGGGCGTCGGCGCGGTGACGGTGGACGATCGCGGCAGCGAGCGAGCGCCCGGCTACGTACTGGCCGGGGCCGACGTGGGTTACGGCCTGACGCTGGGCGCCGCCCGGCTGCACCTGAGCGCGCGCGTGGACAACCTGTTCGATCGGCGCGCGATCGGCTCGGTGATCGTCAACGAGAGCAACGGCCGCTACTACGAACCGGCGCCGGGACGCACGGCCATGCTCGGTGCGCAACTGGAGTTCTAG
- a CDS encoding peptidoglycan DD-metalloendopeptidase family protein — MLTIRCSVRRSRGLIGAALLALLALCAAPASAQDKTKAEQADAQKRLAEVRSKMEALAKEQAETATKRDAANAELAKRANALASAAKAVRQTDADLAAKQRELDKLQQDRAALQKNLDGQRAAIADLLRATYTLGRGSDLRLLLGDEDIARVARALTYSKYFQEDRVQRVQKLMGDLARLQDLEARISIEQQALQTAKAQREQQAKTLEQQRAEQARLAAQTDAQYKDQGERLAQLKQNAQSLNTLVDKLQKAIDDAAREAAKAAKANPAAPSGPPGKGSANIRGNLPWPANGVVNTYGNGVLIKASGGSEVRAVARGRVVYAAFLRGYGMLLILNHGGGWLSMYGNNESLLRGVGDEVEAGQAVGTAAAPTGVNTGVYFELRQNNKPVDPRSWLARQR, encoded by the coding sequence ATGCTCACTATCCGCTGCTCTGTCCGTCGTTCCCGCGGCCTGATCGGTGCCGCTTTGCTGGCGCTGCTCGCGCTTTGTGCCGCGCCCGCGTCTGCGCAGGACAAGACCAAGGCCGAACAGGCCGACGCGCAGAAACGACTGGCCGAAGTCCGCAGCAAGATGGAGGCGCTGGCCAAGGAGCAAGCCGAAACCGCGACCAAGCGTGACGCGGCCAATGCCGAACTGGCCAAGCGTGCGAACGCGCTGGCCAGCGCGGCGAAAGCCGTGCGCCAGACCGATGCCGACCTGGCGGCGAAGCAGCGCGAGCTGGACAAGTTGCAGCAGGACCGTGCCGCTCTGCAGAAGAACCTCGACGGCCAGCGCGCGGCGATCGCCGACCTGCTCCGCGCGACGTACACGCTGGGCCGTGGTTCCGACCTGCGCCTGCTGCTCGGCGACGAGGACATCGCCCGGGTGGCGCGTGCATTGACCTATTCCAAGTACTTCCAGGAAGACCGCGTGCAGCGGGTGCAGAAACTGATGGGCGACCTGGCTCGCCTGCAGGACCTGGAAGCGCGCATATCCATCGAGCAGCAGGCCCTGCAGACCGCCAAGGCGCAGCGCGAGCAACAGGCCAAGACGCTCGAACAGCAGCGCGCCGAACAGGCGCGGCTCGCCGCTCAGACCGATGCCCAGTACAAGGATCAGGGCGAGCGGCTGGCGCAGCTCAAGCAAAACGCCCAGTCGCTCAATACCCTGGTCGACAAGCTGCAGAAGGCCATCGACGACGCCGCGCGCGAGGCCGCCAAGGCGGCCAAGGCCAACCCGGCCGCGCCCAGCGGCCCACCGGGCAAGGGCAGCGCCAACATCCGCGGCAACCTGCCCTGGCCGGCCAACGGCGTGGTCAACACCTACGGCAACGGCGTGCTGATCAAGGCATCCGGCGGCAGCGAAGTGCGCGCCGTGGCCCGCGGACGCGTGGTCTATGCTGCCTTCCTGCGCGGCTACGGCATGTTGCTGATCCTCAACCACGGCGGCGGCTGGCTCAGCATGTACGGCAACAACGAGAGCCTGCTGCGCGGCGTGGGCGACGAAGTGGAGGCCGGCCAGGCGGTCGGCACCGCTGCGGCGCCCACTGGCGTGAACACCGGCGTGTACTTCGAGTTGCGCCAGAACAACAAGCCGGTGGATCCGCGCAGCTGGCTCGCGCGCCAGCGTTGA
- a CDS encoding S41 family peptidase, producing MRFSSLSLIALLLAAPALPLQATPAKGPAKPAAEPAKAASSAASDAVDMDDIRNFSRVYEMVRQAYVEKVDNKTMMKAAISGMLAGLDPHSEYLDKEGLAELSEDTTGQYGGLGIEVLQVDGSLRIVAPIDDTPASRAGIKPGDIIVKVDGTAVDPENIDDMFKKLRGDPGSKITLSILHEKSDKPVDMTLVRERISVTSVKVRELEPGYAYIRLSQFQEDTAPDLEKKLDELIKKNGQQHGAVLDLRSNPGGLLTAAVGVSDAFLDSGTIVTTRGRLQDANLSFSAHAGDLLKGAPMVVLVDNGTASAAEIVSGALKDNHRALIIGRRTFGKGVVQTVLPLDAEHAVKITTARYYTPNGTSIQAEGIKPDIALADLAVNKTDSPATLIGSEADLRNHLANEDGSKDRKDLDNDGSAENAKLATQDYALSQALNVLKGLALNHGVPAQAARQ from the coding sequence ATGCGGTTTTCCTCCCTGAGCCTTATCGCGCTGCTGCTGGCGGCCCCCGCGCTGCCGCTGCAGGCCACGCCCGCGAAGGGCCCTGCCAAGCCCGCCGCGGAGCCGGCGAAGGCCGCGTCGAGCGCGGCGTCCGACGCAGTCGACATGGACGACATCCGCAACTTCAGCCGCGTCTATGAGATGGTGCGGCAGGCTTATGTCGAGAAGGTCGACAACAAGACCATGATGAAGGCCGCCATCAGCGGCATGCTTGCCGGGCTGGATCCGCATAGCGAGTACCTGGACAAGGAAGGTCTCGCCGAACTGAGCGAAGACACCACGGGTCAGTACGGTGGCCTCGGCATCGAAGTGCTGCAGGTGGACGGGTCGTTGCGCATCGTCGCGCCGATCGACGATACGCCTGCCTCGCGCGCCGGCATCAAGCCCGGCGACATCATCGTGAAGGTCGACGGCACCGCGGTGGACCCGGAGAACATCGACGACATGTTCAAGAAGCTGCGCGGCGATCCGGGCAGCAAGATCACACTGTCCATCCTGCACGAAAAAAGCGACAAGCCCGTGGACATGACGCTGGTGCGCGAGCGCATCTCCGTCACCAGTGTGAAGGTGCGCGAACTGGAGCCCGGCTATGCATATATCCGCCTGAGCCAGTTCCAGGAGGACACCGCACCGGACCTCGAGAAGAAGCTCGACGAGCTGATCAAGAAGAACGGCCAGCAGCACGGCGCCGTGCTGGACCTGCGCTCGAACCCCGGCGGCCTGCTCACCGCCGCCGTCGGCGTGAGCGATGCCTTCCTCGACAGCGGCACCATCGTCACCACGCGTGGCCGCCTGCAGGACGCCAACCTCAGCTTCTCGGCCCATGCCGGCGACCTGCTCAAGGGCGCCCCCATGGTCGTGCTGGTGGACAACGGCACCGCGTCGGCGGCCGAGATCGTTTCGGGGGCGCTGAAGGACAACCATCGGGCCTTGATCATCGGTCGCCGGACCTTCGGCAAGGGCGTGGTGCAGACCGTGCTGCCGCTGGATGCCGAGCACGCGGTGAAGATCACCACGGCGCGCTATTACACGCCCAACGGGACGTCGATCCAGGCCGAGGGCATCAAGCCGGACATCGCGCTCGCCGACCTGGCCGTGAACAAGACCGACAGCCCGGCCACCCTGATCGGTTCCGAGGCCGACCTGCGCAACCATCTCGCCAACGAGGACGGCAGCAAAGACCGCAAGGACCTCGACAACGACGGCAGCGCCGAGAACGCCAAGCTGGCCACCCAGGACTATGCGCTTTCCCAGGCGCTGAACGTGCTCAAGGGGCTGGCGCTCAATCACGGCGTGCCCGCGCAGGCCGCACGGCAGTAA
- a CDS encoding thymidine kinase, with translation MAKLYFYYSAMNAGKTTTLLQSAYNYHERGMRTVILTPSLDDRFGEGVVASRIGLKANGRRFGREEDLFAMIEADIAARGPLHCVFVDEAQFLTRAQVWQASDVVDRLNIPVLAYGLRTDFRGELFEGSRYLLAWADNLEEIKTICHTGRKATMVVRVDEHGRAVTEGPQVEIGGNDRYVSVSRAEFKKITEGRGRIELQQPVLPLGEP, from the coding sequence ATGGCCAAGCTCTACTTCTACTACTCGGCGATGAACGCCGGTAAGACCACCACGCTGCTGCAGAGCGCGTACAACTATCACGAGCGCGGCATGCGCACGGTGATCCTTACGCCGTCGCTGGACGACCGTTTCGGCGAGGGCGTCGTGGCTTCGCGCATCGGGCTGAAGGCGAATGGCCGCCGTTTCGGCCGGGAAGAAGACCTCTTCGCGATGATCGAGGCGGACATCGCCGCGCGCGGCCCTCTGCACTGCGTCTTCGTGGACGAGGCGCAGTTCCTCACCCGGGCGCAGGTGTGGCAGGCCAGCGACGTGGTGGACCGCCTCAATATTCCGGTACTGGCCTATGGCTTGCGCACGGATTTCCGCGGCGAATTGTTCGAAGGCAGCCGCTACCTGCTGGCCTGGGCCGATAACCTGGAAGAGATCAAGACCATCTGCCACACCGGCCGCAAGGCCACCATGGTCGTGCGCGTGGACGAGCACGGCCGTGCAGTCACCGAAGGTCCGCAGGTTGAGATCGGCGGCAACGACCGCTATGTCTCGGTGAGCCGCGCCGAGTTCAAGAAGATCACCGAGGGCCGCGGCCGCATCGAACTGCAGCAGCCCGTATTGCCGCTGGGCGAACCCTGA
- the mutM gene encoding bifunctional DNA-formamidopyrimidine glycosylase/DNA-(apurinic or apyrimidinic site) lyase has translation MPELPEVETTRRGIAPHLIGRRVTAVTLRRPDLRWPIPPEIRELLPGQRIEDVERRAKYLLLHTQAGSALLHLGMTGVLRVLPPDALVGKHDHVDIALEATTMEGPRVLRFTDARRFGCLLWQSPGTTHELLDALGPEPLTDDFDGDLLWRLSRGRTAAVKLFLMDNAVVVGVGNIYASEALFAAGIDPRRPAGTVSRARYARLAAEVKRILAWAIERGGTTLRDFINPDGMPGYFVRELMAYGREGEPCKVCGTPIRQAVLGQRSTFWCPRCQK, from the coding sequence GTGCCTGAACTGCCCGAAGTCGAAACCACCCGCCGGGGTATCGCGCCTCATCTGATCGGCCGCCGCGTCACCGCGGTCACGCTACGGCGGCCCGATCTTCGCTGGCCGATTCCGCCGGAGATCCGCGAGCTCCTTCCCGGGCAGCGCATCGAAGACGTGGAGCGGCGCGCCAAGTACCTGCTGCTGCATACGCAGGCCGGCAGCGCGTTACTGCATCTGGGCATGACCGGCGTGTTGCGCGTGCTGCCGCCGGATGCACTGGTCGGCAAGCACGACCACGTGGATATCGCACTCGAAGCCACCACTATGGAAGGGCCGCGCGTGCTGCGGTTCACCGACGCACGCCGCTTTGGCTGCCTGCTGTGGCAATCGCCGGGAACCACGCACGAGCTCCTCGACGCGCTCGGCCCGGAGCCGCTCACCGACGACTTCGATGGCGACCTGCTGTGGCGCCTGTCGCGCGGACGCACTGCGGCCGTGAAGCTGTTCCTGATGGACAACGCCGTCGTCGTCGGCGTCGGCAACATCTACGCGAGCGAAGCGTTGTTTGCCGCGGGCATCGACCCGCGCCGGCCAGCCGGCACGGTGTCGCGTGCGCGTTATGCGCGCCTGGCCGCCGAAGTGAAACGCATCCTGGCCTGGGCGATCGAGCGCGGCGGCACCACGCTGCGCGATTTCATCAATCCGGATGGCATGCCCGGCTACTTCGTGCGAGAGCTGATGGCGTACGGGCGGGAAGGCGAGCCCTGCAAGGTTTGTGGCACGCCGATCCGGCAGGCCGTGCTCGGGCAACGCTCGACGTTCTGGTGTCCTCGTTGCCAGAAATAA